A genomic stretch from Setaria italica strain Yugu1 chromosome VII, Setaria_italica_v2.0, whole genome shotgun sequence includes:
- the LOC101763996 gene encoding probable receptor-like protein kinase At1g30570: protein MVAVTDVQMSSVVLAVVSIAFFSLQFLRAHGSELLLSCGSNGTVDADGRRWIGDMAPGGNFTLSSPGLAAPLAGKRNSDEIFGPVYSSARFFSTTTWYTISLLPGSYCIRLHFFPTTYGNFSANNSEFDVTANYFKLVSKFNVSEEIVWRNSASNSVINAVVKEYFLVVDANGLKIEFDPSPGSFAFVNAIEVMLTPDNLFNDSVSKVGGAGVQLPLGLSDRGVETMYRLNIGGPALKSASDEYLHRPWYTDEAFMFSTNAAQTVSNASSIMYVSSNDSSIAPIDVYETARIMGNNMVVDKRFNVSWRFYVHPNFDYLVRLHFCELVYDKPSQRIFKIYINNKTAAENYDVYARAGGINKAYHEDFFDNLTQQADSLWLQLGADSMTSASGTDALLNGLEIFKLSRNGNLDYVLGHIDMGNQRDSSKGGKRKELWEEVGIGSASVVALTSVVLASWCYIRKKRKAIKKEAPPGWHPLVLHEAMKSTTDARAASKSSLTRNASSIGHRMGRRFSIAEIRAATKNFDESLVIGSGGFGKVYKGEIDEGTTVAIKRANTLCGQGLKEFETEIAMLSKLRHRHLVAMIGYCEEQKEMILVYEYMAKGTLRSHLYGSGLPPLTWKQRIDACIGAARGLHYLHTGADRGIIHRDVKTTNILLDDNFVAKIADFGLSKTGPTLDQTHVSTAVRGSFGYLDPEYFRRQQLTQKSDVYSFGVVLFEVACARPVIDPTLPKDQINLAEWAMRWQRQRSLEAIMDPRLDGDFSSESLKKFGEIAEKCLADDGRSRPSMGEVLWHLEYVLQLHEAYKRHVDSESFGSGELGFDDISFSLPHIREGEEEHHSKPSSIREEPDT, encoded by the coding sequence ATGGTGGCAGTGACTGACGTTCAGATGAGTTCAGTTGTGCTAGCAGTAGTAAGCATTGCATTTTTCAGCTTGCAGTTCCTGCGAGCTCATGGAAGCGAACTGCTTCTGAGCTGTGGCTCGAACGGCACTGTTGATGCTGATGGGCGGAGATGGATTGGCGACATGGCCCCTGGGGGGAATTTTACCTTGAGCAGCCCTGGGCTTGCCGCACCACTGGCCGGAAAGAGAAATTCCGATGAAATCTTCGGGCCGGTTTACAGTTCTGCCCGCTTCTTCAGCACAACAACTTGGTATACCATTAGTTTGCTGCCAGGAAGTTACTGCATCAGACTGCATTTCTTCCCTACCACATATGGGAATTTCAGTGCAAACAATTCTGAGTTTGATGTCACTGCAAATTATTTCAAGCTTGTTTCAAAGTTCAATGTATCAGAGGAGATTGTTTGGAGAAACTCTGCGAGCAATTCAGTCATCAATGCAGTTGTCAAGGAGTACTTTCTTGTGGTTGATGCTAATGGCCTGAAGATTGAGTTTGATCCAAGCCCTGGGTCATTTGCATTTGTAAATGCAATTGAGGTCATGCTCACCCCAGATAATTTGTTCAATGATTCGGTGAGCAAAGTTGGTGGTGCAGGTGTGCAGCTTCCTCTTGGCTTGAGTGACAGAGGTGTCGAGACAATGTACCGGCTGAACATTGGAGGCCCTGCACTTAAATCGGCCAGTGATGAGTATCTCCATAGGCCATGGTACACTGATGAAGCATTCATGTTTTCTACAAATGCTGCTCAGACCGTTTCCAATGCTTCAAGCATAATGTATGTCTCAAGCAATGACTCCTCAATTGCCCCAATCGATGTCTACGAGACTGCAAGAATTATGGGCAACAACATGGTTGTGGACAAGAGGTTCAACGTATCGTGGCGATTCTATGTCCACCCAAACTTTGATTACTTAGTCCGTCTTCATTTCTGCGAGCTTGTCTATGACAAGCCCAGCCAGAGGATCTTCAAGATCTACATCAATAACAAGACTGCTGCGGAGAACTATGATGTGTATGCCAGGGCTGGGGGAATTAACAAAGCGTATCATGAGGACTTCTTTGACAACTTGACACAGCAGGCAGACTCACTTTGGCTTCAACTAGGCGCCGATTCCATGACCAGCGCTTCAGGTACTGATGCACTTCTGAATGGTTTGGAAATATTCAAGCTCAGCAGGAATGGTAACCTCGATTATGTGCTTGGTCATATTGACATGGGCAACCAGAGGGATTCTTCAAAGGGGGGGAAGAGGAAAGAATTATGGGAAGAAGTTGGTATTGGCTCAGCTTCTGTAGTGGCACTTACAAGTGTTGTTCTGGCCTCATGGTGTTATATAAGAAAGAAACGAAAAGCTATCAAGAAGGAGGCCCCTCCCGGTTGGCATCCGCTGGTCCTTCACGAGGCTATGAAAAGCACTACAGATGCCCGTGCAGCCAGTAAATCATCCTTGACACGAAATGCCTCTTCCATTGGTCATAGGATGGGAAGAAGATTCAGCATTGCAGAGATTAGGGCTGCCACAAAGAACTTTGACGAATCCTTGGTCATTGGTTCTGGAGGATTTGGCAAGGTCTACAAAGGTGAGATCGATGAGGGCACTACTGTGGCGATCAAACGTGCTAACACATTATGTGGCCAGGGTCTGAAAGAATTTGAAACGGAGATTGCGATGCTTTCCAAGCTTCGGCACCGGCACCTTGTTGCAATGATTGGCTATTGTGAAGAGCAGAAGGAGATGATTCTGGTCTACGAATACATGGCTAAGGGGACACTGAGAAGCCACCTCTACGGGAGTGGCCTCCCTCCTCTTACATGGAAGCAAAGGATTGATGCATGCATCGGTGCAGCCCGTGGGCTTCACTACCTCCACACAGGAGCAGACCGAGGTATAATCCACCGGGATGTAAAGACTACCAACATTCTGTTGGATGACAACTTTGTTGCCAAAATAGCAGATTTTGGGTTGTCAAAAACTGGACCAACACTTGACCAGACCCATGTTAGTACTGCAGTCAGGGGAAGCTTCGGATACCTAGATCCTGAGTACTTTCGGAGGCAACAACTCACACAAAAATCCGATGTGTATTCTTTTGGAGTGGTGCTCTTTGAAGTTGCTTGTGCAAGGCCAGTGATAGACCCCACGTTGCCAAAGGATCAAATCAACTTGGCAGAATGGGCGATGAGATGGCAGCGCCAGCGTTCGCTGGAAGCAATCATGGATCCTCGGCTTGATGGTGATTTTTCATCAGAATCCTTGAAGAAGTTTGGTGAGATCGCAGAGAAATGTCTCGCTGATGATGGGAGAAGCAGGCCATCAATGGGCGAGGTCCTGTGGCATCTTGAGTATGTGCTGCAGCTTCATGAAGCTTACAAGCGACATGTAGATTCTGAATCATTTGGAAGCGGTGAATTGGGTTTTGATGACATATCCTTTAGCCTTCCTCACATcagagagggagaagaggaacATCACTCAAAACCATCAAGTATCAGGGAGGAACCGGACACTTGA
- the LOC101763596 gene encoding uncharacterized protein LOC101763596, with translation MASKRLLVALCVVALLAVRSESHGLEDFNGGSSTATPAMQTFFKPEAAALPEALDASMPATMAAKPEASAIPTTTTTTTTATATATPTSTASASPRRSVSVAAGVACGIAAVAVVGIAAAVAYVVRGRRGARRGTEVQLGSSAL, from the coding sequence ATGGCGTCCAAGAGGCTTCTCGTCGCGCTCTGCGTGGTGGCGCTGCTCGCCGTGAGGTCCGAGTCCCACGGCCTGGAGGACTTCAACGGCGGAAGCAGCacggcgacgccggcgatgCAGACCTTCTTCAAGCCGGAGGCCGCGGCGCTCCCGGAGGCCCTCGACGCCTCCATGCCCGCCACCATGGCCGCCAAGCCGGAGGCCTCGGCGAtcccgaccaccaccaccaccaccaccacggccaccgccaccgccacccccacCAGCACGGCGTCCGCCTCGCCGCGCAGGTCCGTGTccgtggccgccggcgtggcctgCGGCAtcgcggccgtggccgtggtcggcatcgcggcggccgtggcgtaCGTGGTGCGCGgcaggcgcggcgcgcggcgcggcacggagGTCCAGCTCGGCTCCTCCGCCCTGTGA
- the LOC101764409 gene encoding BAG family molecular chaperone regulator 1, translated as MASVMHRSSSDGGSSSGWSDAAAAVAAAAEERAGWEVRPSGMVVQAREDGPGGGAPPRPPPPEIRVRVKYGGARHEVSVSPIATFGQLKKLLAARTGLQPADQQLTYKGRARGNTEYLDACGVKNKSKMVLAEDPASLERRYIERQKNAKIESANRAIGAIALEVDKLADQVTSIEKSISRGNKVAEVQITTLIELLMRHAVKLESIPAVGDSSSQRNIQAKRVQKCVETLDVLKVSNARLQAVVVTTKWETFDAPATTQWELFD; from the exons ATGGCGTCGGTGATGCACCGGTCGAGCTCGGACGGCGGGTCGAGCAGCGGGTGgtcggacgcggcggcggcggtggcggcggccgcggaggagcgggccgGGTGGGAGGTGCGGCCGAGCGGGATGGTCGTGCAGGCGCGGGAGGacgggccgggcggcggggcgccgccgaggccgccgccgccggagatcaGGGTGCGCGTCAAGTACGGCGGCGCGCGGCACGAGGTCTCCGTCTCCCCCATTGCCACGTTCG GGCAGCTGAAGAAGCTTCTCGCGGCGAGGACGGGGCTGCAGCCGGCGGACCAGCAGCTGACCTACAAGGGCCGGGCGCGGGGCAACACCGAGTACCTGGACGCCTGCGGCGTGAAGAACAAGTCGAAGATGGTGCTGGCCGAGGATCCCGCCAGCCTTGAGCGGCGGTACATCGAGCGCCAGAAGAACGCCAAGATCGAGAGCGCCAACCGCGCCATCGGCGCCATCGCGCTCGAGGTCGACAAGCTCGCCGATCAG GTAACCAGCATCGAGAAATCGATTTCCAGAGGGAACAAGGTTGCAGAGGTGCAGATCACGACGCTGATCGAGCTGCTGATGCGGCACGCGGTGAAGCTGGAGAGCATACCAGCAGTCGGGGACTCCTCTTCGCAGAGGAACATCCAG GCGAAACGGGTGCAGAAGTGCGTGGAGACGCTGGACGTGCTCAAGGTCTCCAACGCGCGGCTGCAGGCCGTCGTCGTGACGACGAAATGGGAGACGTTCGACGCGCCGGCCACCACACAGTGGGAGCTCTTCGACTGA
- the LOC101764808 gene encoding ABC transporter C family member 2 produces the protein MGFDPMDWYCQPVKHGAWSHVVENAFGPYTPCGIDTLVVCISHLALFGVCFYRIWRTTRDYRVQRYKLRSPYYNYLLGLLLVYCIAEPLYRIATGTSIMNLDGQPGLAPFEIVSLIIESAAWCCMLVMILLETRIYIYEFRWYIRFVVIYVLIGEAAMFNLVLSVRQYYSSSSIFYLYCSEIVCQFLFGILMVVYLPSLDPYPGYTPIRNEELVDNTDYEPLPSGEQICPERHANIFSRIFFSWMTPLMQQGYKRPITDKDIWKLDTWDETETLYSRFQKCWNDELRKPKPWLLRALHSSLWGRFWLGGFFKIGNDASQFVGPLILNLLLESMQKGDPSWSGYIYAFSIFAGVSLGVLAEAQYFQNVMRVGFRLRSTLIAAVFRKSLRLTNDSRRKFASGRITNLISTDAESLQQVCQQLHSLWSAPFRIVISMILLYAQLGPAALVGALMLVLLFPIQTVIISKMQKLTKEGLQRTDKRISLMNEVLAAMDTVKCYAWEQSFQSKVQDIRDDELSWFRRAQLLAALNSFILNSIPVIVTVVSFGVYSLLGGDLTPAKAFTSLSLFAVLRFPLFMLPNLITQVVNCKVSLKRLEDLLLAEERLLLPNPPIDPELPAISIKNGYFSWESQAERPTLSNVNLDVPVGSLVAIVGSTGEGKTSLISAMLGEIPPVSGSDTSVVIRGSVAYVPQVSWIFNATVRDNILFGSPFQAPRYEKAIDVTSLRHDLHLLPGGDLTEIGERGVNISGGQKQRVSMARAVYSDSDVYIFDDPLSALDAHVGRQVFDKCIKEELQHKTRVLVTNQLHFLPYVDKIVLIHDGVIKEEGTFDELSNSGELFKKLMENAGKMEEQVEEKQDESKSQDVAKQTENGDVVIVDGGSQKSQDDSNKTKPGKSVLIKQEERETGVISAKVLSRYKNALGGVWVVSILFFCYALTEVLRISSSTWLSVWTDQGSLKIHGPGYYNLIYGILSFGQVLVTLSNSYWLIISSLRAAKRLHDAMLRSILRAPMVFFHTNPLGRIINRFSKDLGDVDRNVAVFVNMFMAQISQLLSTFVLIGFVSTMSLWAIMPLLILFYAAYLYYQTTSREVKRLDSITRSPVYAQFSEALNGLSTIRAYKAYDRMANINGRSMDNNIRFTLVNMSSNRWLAIRLETLGGIMIWFTATFAVMQNQRAENQKAFASTMGLLLTYTLNITNLLTAVLRLASLAENSLNAVERVGTYIELPSEAPPVIEDHRPPPGWPSSGVIKFEDVVLRYRPELPPVLHGISFIINGSEKVGIVGRTGAGKSSMLNALFRIVELERGRILIDDCDTSKFGIWDLRKVLGIIPQAPVLFSGSVRFNLDPFNEHNDADLWEALERAHLKDVIRRNALGLDAEVSEAGENFSVGQRQLLSLARALLRRAKILVLDEATAAVDVRTDALIQKTIREEFKSCTMLIIAHRLNTVIDCDRLLILSAGQVLEFDSPENLLSNEDSAFSKMVQSTGPSNAEYLKSLVFGSGEERSRREEIKLQDIQRRWVASNRWAEAAQFALARSLTSSHSDLLALEAAEGNNILRRTKDAVITLQSVLEGKHNSEIDESLNQYQVPADRWWSSLYKVIEGLATMSRLGRNRLQQPSYNFENNGSIDWDQM, from the exons ATCGTCTCATTGATCATTGAGTCTGCTGCTTGGTGCTGTATGCTTGTAATGATTCTTCTGGAGACAAGAATTTATATCTATGAGTTCAGATGGTACATCCGGTTTGTGGTCATTTATGTGTTGATTGGGGAAGCTGCTATGTTTAATCTTGTGCTCTCAGTGAGGCAGTACTACAGTTCGAG TTCAATCTTTTACTTATACTGCAGTGAGATTGTATGCCAG TTCTTGTTTGGAATTCTCATGGTGGTTTATCTGCCTAGCTTGGATCCTTATCCGGGTTATACCCCTATCAGGAATGAGGAGCTGGTCGACAATACTGATTATGAACCTCTTCCTAGTGGAGAGCAGATTTGCCCTGAGAGACATGCCAACATATTTTCCA GAATATTCTTTTCATGGATGACTCCTCTAATGCAACAAGGATATAAAAGGCCCATCACAGATAAGGATATTTGGAAACTAGACACCTGGGATGAGACTGAAACTTTGTATAGCCG ATTCCAGAAATGCTGGAATGATGAGCTTCGAAAACCAAAACCTTGGCTGTTACGAGCTCTTCACAGCAGCCTTTGGGGAAG ATTCTGGCTGGGAGGGTTTTTTAAG ATTGGCAATGATGCTTCTCAATTTGTTGGTCCACTCATATTGAACCTGTTGTTAGAG TCTATGCAAAAGGGTGATCCATCTTGGAGCGGGTACATCTACGCTTTCTCAATCTTTGCCGGAGTG TCACTGGGAGTTCTTGCTGAGGCACAGTACTTCCAGAATGTCATGCGTGTCGGTTTCAGGTTGAGGTCCACATTG ATTGCAGCTGTTTTCCGCAAGTCCTTGCGACTGACTAATGATAGTCGTAGGAAGTTTGCTTCTGGGAGGATTACCAATTTGATTTCGACTGACGCGGAGTCCCTTCAG CAAGTGTGCCAGCAGCTTCACAGCCTATGGTCTGCGCCTTTCCGCATAGTTATCTCCATGATCCTTCTATATGCACAGCTTGGTCCTGCAGCATTAGTTGGTGCGCTCATGTTGGTTCTTTTGTTTCCAATTCAG acaGTCATCATCAGCAAAATGCAAAAACTTACCAAGGAGGGGTTGCAAAGGACCGACAAGCGAATCAGTCTCATGAATGAAGTGTTAGCTGCTATGGATACAGTCAA GTGTTATGCTTGGGAGCAAAGCTTCCAGTCGAAGGTGCAGGACATCCGCGATGATGAGCTTTCTTGGTTCCGCAGGGCTCAGTTGCTTGCTGCG CTGAATAGCTTTATCCTGAACAGTATCCCGGTTATTGTCACTGTTGTTTCATTTGGTGTATATTCTCTACTGGGAGGTGACTTGACACCAGCAAAGGCGTTTACTTCTCTTTCATTATTTGCAGTCTTAAGGTTTCCACTTTTCATGTTGCCGAATCTGATAACTCAG GTGGTTAATTGCAAGGTATCATTGAAGCGCCTGGAAGATCTCCTGTTGGCTGAAGAGAGATTGCTTCTGCCAAATCCACCTATTGATCCTGAGCTTCCGGCCATTTCTATCAAGAATGGGTATTTTTCATGGGAATCACAG GCTGAGAGACCAACTTTATCAAATGTCAATCTGGATGTACCTGTTGGAAGTTTAGTTGCAATAGTAGGAAGTACTGGGGAGGGTAAAACTTCTCTCATATCTGCCATGCTTGGAGAAATACCACCAGTGTCGGGATCAGATACCTCAGTGGTCATTCGTGGATCGGTGGCTTATGTTCCTCAAGTTTCGTGGATCTTCAATGCCACC GTCCGGGACAACATATTGTTTGGGTCTCCTTTTCAAGCCCCACGCTATGAGAAAGCAATAGATGTAACTTCATTGCGCCATGACCTTCACCTACTCCCA GGAGGCGATCTCACAGAGATTGGTGAAAGAGGAGTTAATATTAGTGGGGGACAGAAGCAAAGAGTTTCAATGGCAAGAGCTGTGTATTCGGATTCAGATGTATACATATTTGATGATCCACTCAGTGCATTAGATGCCCATGTTGGCCGTCAG GTATTTGACAAATGTATCAAAGAAGAACTACAGCATAAAACACGGGTTCTTGTTACCAATCAGCTGCATTTTCTGCCATATGTCGATAAAATAGTGCTGATTCATGATGGTGTAATTAAAGAGGAGGGCACTTTTGATGAACTTAGCAACAGCGGCGAACTCTTCAAGAAGCTTATGGAAAATGCTGGGAAAATGGAGGAACAAGTAGAAGAGAAGCAGGATGAAAGCAAATCACAGGATGTTGCAAAACAAACTGAGAATGGGGATGTTGTAATAGTTGATGGAGGTTCGCAGAAGAGCCAGGATGATTCTAATAAAACAAAACCGGGTAAATCTGTTCTTATTAAGCAAGAGGAAAGGGAAACAGGAGTTATCAGTGCGAAGGTCCTTTCACG TTACAAAAATGCACTGGGAGGGGTGTGGGTGGTATCCATACTCTTCTTTTGCTATGCACTGACTGAAGTTCTTCGTATTTCAAGTAGCACATGGTTGAGCGTTTGGACTGATCAGGGTTCTCTGAAAATTCATGGCCCTGGTTACTACAATTTGATCTATGGAATTCTTTCTTTCGGACAG GTTCTAGTCACTCTCTCAAACTCTTACTGGTTGATTATATCAAGTCTTCGGGCAGCAAAAAGGCTGCATGATGCCATGCTTCGGTCAATATTAAGAGCTCCCATGGTATTTTTTCATACCAACCCACTTGGACGGATCATCAACAGATTTTCAAAGGATTTGGGTGACGTTGACAGGAATGTTGCTGTCTTTGTCAATATGTTTATGGCACAAATATCTCAATTGCTCTCAACTTTTGTTCTCATCGGATTTGTCAGCACTATGTCTCTCTGGGCCATCATGCCGCTCCTGATTTTGTTTTATGCAGCTTACCTCTATTACCAG ACAACATCTCGCGAGGTGAAGCGTCTGGATTCCATTACCAGGTCTCCCGTGTATGCTCAGTTCTCAGAGGCTCTGAATGGTCTGTCCACAATCCGTGCGTATAAAGCCTATGATAGAATGGCAAACATAAATGGGAGATCAATGGACAACAACATTAGGTTCACACTTGTGAACATGAGTTCAAATAGGTGGCTAGCTATTCGTCTGGAAACACTGGGTGGCATCATGATATGGTTCACAGCAACTTTTGCTGTTATGCAAAATCAACGAGCAGAGAATCAGAAGGCCTTTGCATCTACAATGGGTCTACTTCTTACTTACACTCTCAATATTACCAATTTGCTCACAGCTGTCCTTCGTCTTGCTAGTCTTGCTGAAAATAGTTTAAATGCTGTTGAACGGGTGGGAACATACATTGAGTTGCCTTCTGAAGCTCCCCCTGTCATTGAGGACCATAGGCCACCCCCTGGTTGGCCATCATCAGGTGTCATCAAGTTTGAAGATGTCGTTCTTCGATATCGACCAGAACTTCCTCCTGTTCTTCATGGCATATCTTTCATTATTAATGGAAGTGAGAAAGTAGGAATAGTTGGCAGAACAGGTGCTGGTAAATCTAGCATGCTCAATGCTTTGTTTCGTATCGTGGAGCTTGAAAGAGGGAGGATATTGATCGATGATTGTGACACTTCCAAGTTTGGAATTTGGGACCTGCGCAAAGTTCTAGGAATAATACCACAAGCACCAGTTCTATTTTCAG GTTCTGTTCGATTTAATCTGGATCCTTTTAATGAGCACAACGATGCGGATCTCTGGGAGGCTCTGGAAAGGGCTCATCTAAAGGATGTTATCAGGAGGAATGCTCTTGGACTAGATGCTGAG GTTTCTGAAGCTGGTGAAAATTTTAGTGTTGGACAACGGCAGCTGTTGAGCTTAGCTCGTGCGCTGCTGAGAAGAGCAaagatacttgttcttgatgaggCGACAGCAGCAGTTGATGTACGGACTGATGCTCTTATTCAGAAAACCATCCGAGAAGAATTCAAGAGTTGCACAATGCTCATAATTGCTCACCGTTTGAACACTGTCATTGACTGTGACAGGTTGCTTATTCTAAGTGCTGGGCAG GTTCTGGAATTTGACTCACCTGAGAATCTTCTGAGCAATGAGGACAGTGCTTTCTCCAAGATGGTGCAGAGTACAGGACCTAGCAACGCAGAATATCTCAAG AGTCTTGTATTcggaagtggagaggagagatcACGGAGAGAAGAAATCAAGCTGCAAGATATTCAAAGGAGATGGGTGGCTTCTAATCGATGGGCAGAAGCTGCCCAATTTGCGCTTGCTAGAAGCCTCACATCATCACACAGTGACCTCCTCGCCCTAGAAGCTGCTGAGGGAAATAATATCCTCAGGAGAACAAAGGATGCTGTAATCACTCTGCAAAGTGTTCTAGAAGGGAAGCACAATTCTGAAATTGATGAATCCCTAAATCAGTATCAGGTCCCAGCTGACCGGTGGTGGTCATCGCTTTACAAAGTCATCGAAG GCCTCGCCACGATGAGCAGATTGGGCCGCAACCGCCTGCAGCAACCTTCCTACAATTTTGAGAACAACGGTTCTATTGACTGGGACCAAATGTAG